The proteins below are encoded in one region of Pirellulales bacterium:
- a CDS encoding iron-sulfur cluster assembly accessory protein: MLSEKAASEVKRIIQEQKLGPETVLRVGVVGGGCSGFQYNLGFDKAFDEKIDSKYECHGVPVVVDKKSALYLDGTTVDFYDGLEKRGFTFDNPNAVKSCGCGSSFQA; this comes from the coding sequence ATGCTCAGTGAAAAGGCCGCAAGCGAGGTCAAACGCATCATCCAGGAACAGAAGCTCGGTCCCGAGACCGTGCTGCGCGTGGGAGTCGTGGGCGGCGGCTGCAGCGGTTTCCAGTACAACCTGGGCTTCGACAAGGCGTTCGACGAAAAGATCGACTCGAAGTACGAGTGCCACGGTGTGCCGGTCGTCGTCGACAAGAAGAGCGCCCTGTACCTGGACGGCACCACGGTCGACTTCTACGACGGCTTGGAAAAGCGCGGCTTCACGTTCGATAACCCGAACGCCGTGAAGAGCTGCGGTTGCGGCAGCTCGTTCCAGGCTTAG
- a CDS encoding aminotransferase class V-fold PLP-dependent enzyme codes for MVDRPVYMDNHATTRVDPRVVEAMAPYFTEQYGNPGSVSHSFGWQAKEAVDAARAEIAAAIGAGERDLVFTSGATESNNLAIRGIADRVRRKGNHFVTVATEHKSVLDPLARLSRRGFEVTLLPVEQATSERAGLIDLDRLAEAIRPETLLVSVMLANNEIGMIQPLTEIAAICRQRGIPLHCDATQAVGKMPVDVDVLGVDLMSFTAHKIYGPKGVGALYVRRRNSAARLQPQIDGGGQEGGVRSGTLNVPGIVGFAKAISLCLDEMPEERPRLTALRDRLYAGLIERLEGVTLNGLPLADERRLPGNLNTSFAYVNGEALMMSMQHLAVSSGSACTSANPEPSHVLRALGLDEDQTRASLRFGLGRFTTAEDVEFAIGAVAEAVKRLRKLSSLA; via the coding sequence ATGGTCGATCGACCCGTCTACATGGACAACCACGCCACGACGCGCGTCGATCCGCGCGTCGTCGAGGCGATGGCGCCGTACTTCACGGAGCAATACGGCAACCCCGGCAGCGTCAGCCATTCGTTCGGATGGCAGGCCAAGGAAGCCGTGGATGCGGCGCGCGCCGAGATCGCCGCTGCCATCGGGGCCGGCGAGCGCGACCTCGTGTTCACCAGTGGCGCCACCGAGAGCAACAACCTGGCGATTCGCGGCATCGCCGATCGCGTGCGCCGCAAGGGGAATCATTTCGTCACCGTGGCGACCGAGCATAAGAGCGTCTTGGACCCGCTCGCGCGGCTGTCGCGACGCGGCTTCGAAGTTACGCTTCTACCCGTCGAGCAGGCGACGAGCGAACGGGCCGGCCTGATCGACCTCGACCGCCTGGCCGAAGCGATTCGGCCCGAAACGCTCCTCGTTTCGGTGATGCTCGCGAATAACGAGATCGGCATGATTCAGCCGCTCACCGAGATCGCGGCGATTTGCCGCCAGCGTGGCATCCCACTGCATTGCGACGCGACGCAAGCCGTGGGCAAGATGCCGGTCGACGTCGATGTCCTGGGAGTGGACTTGATGAGCTTCACGGCGCACAAGATCTACGGTCCCAAGGGGGTGGGCGCCCTGTACGTCCGACGCCGTAATTCGGCGGCCCGACTGCAGCCGCAAATCGATGGCGGCGGACAGGAAGGAGGCGTCCGCAGCGGGACGCTGAACGTGCCGGGCATCGTCGGCTTTGCCAAAGCGATCTCGCTATGCCTGGATGAAATGCCGGAAGAACGCCCGCGATTGACCGCTTTGCGCGACCGGCTGTACGCCGGACTGATCGAGCGGTTGGAAGGTGTCACGCTCAACGGCCTGCCACTGGCCGACGAGCGCCGCTTGCCCGGCAACTTGAATACCAGCTTCGCCTACGTGAATGGCGAAGCTTTGATGATGAGCATGCAGCACCTGGCCGTGAGTTCGGGCAGTGCCTGCACGTCGGCCAATCCCGAGCCGAGCCATGTATTGCGGGCCCTGGGGCTGGACGAGGATCAAACCCGGGCCAGCCTGCGATTCGGGCTGGGCCGGTTTACCACGGCTGAAGACGTGGAATTTGCCATCGGGGCCGTGGCCGAGGCGGTCAAACGGCTGCGCAAGCTCAGTAGCCTGGCCTGA